The sequence atttgggtcaaCTTTTTAAGatgattcgattttcttccgtttgaattccattctttcaGGACataaactcaactcaattaaAGTTTTTACTTGGGTAGcattttacagttttaattgttccacaTCGTTCCACATGTTTTCAACGAAAGGAGCGTAAAGGGAGTCGTTTCACTCACGTGTGGAATTGAAGAAACGTAACAACAAGCGCTACTTTTACGTGGTGGAAAACGCGTGGaacaaattaaacgaaaaaaaaaaaaaaacgaaacccCAAAAAAAacagctaacgccgacccgtacgaaacacctattcgtgtcaaaagcctttaaaatcacttacattatccactctttgccttgttatcatatacaaataaattgccagaggcaatatagacagccccgtacgaagacaaatttcataaattcctatttaaacagctatatgccgctttatttacctatatttcactataaataaacatttcacaggaatatatgctattatatagctctatatgcctgtatatagctcaatatagctgtatatatagatgtccatatatggaatccctgaaacaccccacacacataacaaattatttccatgttaacagaaactctctaagtaccatttttcccaagatatatcacttttaataaaatccaatatggccgccggcagccattttgttaggagaccggaaatagtaccgacgctttacattcgttaatacctttcaaacaaaaaaaaatcatgaaattcggtcaaaatttactcgagatattgtcaaaatacaccacgttcactgtacttccgagtagccagataagagctcactccaagagacctagctcacgctccggagaacataatttcataaaatttttttccctgattggtacggtcaatacttatctaataaagctaaaacagacgaaatatgttcaaatgtggccgacctacaagcaaaaactgcttgccgccctgtgcctgttccacaccaaggggtctaactcacgagtcggtcatccgatttccataaactttttttttgtcgatcggtattgtaaataccttttatttgacgtatcacttacaagtttaacgtttaaatgtccagagatatcttcgaaaaaccgtaaagcacttattgggccacagctcgggaggggtcgatccaaaatcactcatcttcgaacttagcctgtcttttgacattaccaaacgggaaaaaaaagaattttcaaaatcggatgcgttttactcaagttatcgtgcagacagacagacggacagacggacattttttttccgcggatttggcatctttagacaaccacaataggtttccccttactcagggagtccaattcgacgtgttacaaacgtatgcgtaaacctataagaccccagtacttcgtacgggtctaaaaattaaaacgttTGATGAGGTCCGTTTATAATTCCctatattttaacaatttactAATCAATATTGGGGGTTATTGGGGGAGAAGGGgaatcaaaaagttgctgcaAATATGTTCTAGtccctaaaatgttttttctccTTCAATTTTTGTAGTAGTTGATTCATgctatttacatgttaaattGTCCATCAAATTACTTTCTGCAACTCTACTACAAACCTTATGGTACGTTTGGCCTTCACCCCCCTCTTTATTGTCAGCTTTTTGAATTGACTGGCGCGATCCcttaaaaaagttttcgatGAATATTCCTGGAGTTAGCGGCAAATCTTCGTCTTCTGGATTCTAGAAAGATGTAGAAATGGAACGGAAATTAAAATTCGGTTAATCGATTGGAATCGGTtaaagacaaaacaaaatatatttaaatgtaaacGAGAGTGCACAAcataacaaaaacgaaaataaaattggatgCTGGAATAAAGTTATTTATTTCtgacttttattttctaaatgattcctagaaaagagaaaaattaaattcaatgatAAAGGCATGTCTTGATCTACAGGTTATTAGTCTCATTTGCAaactacttttttttttagcttattatgcaatttaaattaagttCATGTATAATATGCATTTTAGAGACCTCAAGacccacatttttttttatgaaattgtattttctgttttatacTGCTTGATGCACAATCTTGCTAAAAATGGTTAGATAATtacgagtaaaaaaaaattataatagCTTGTTGAATGTGATTAACATTACACACATAAAATGGTGATGAAAAATGGCAATaacaaataatgaaaaataattaactttGTAATCATTCAGTCTATACATATTCAGTATACGCCACACATATCATGCTTGGCACACGCAATGAACCATGGGAGTgcaaataaatagttttctatTATGTGTTGCATTATTATGATATGACACACcaaccaaataaatttataattttttagattttatttttattctgttTACCGCACTTAATCCGGCGAGCACAGTGCCCAAAAATTGTCCAAAAAATTCACCGTTCAAATTCTGAAACATCACCGAAAAGAACAGTTTCATTCATCAGAATTATTTTGCCCGTACAGCCAATTAATATCCtggttttattattatatgcAGAAAATATTACCGCTCCACCGCCGCCCGAAGCTGCATCAACAGCGACAACTGCATAAGTTCCCAATACTTTACCGAAATTATCATCACCCGACAATAAACCGGCAAGTAAACCGACCCCCGTTCCAATCAACGATGGAACGTCCAATCCACCCGGCTTTGTTGATTGTCAATGGGGGATAGAATGTTAgtgaaacaaaatcaattttgaatttctcgTAAAAAGTCGCATTCAATTTTTACCCCAAATAAGTTGGTCACTACTCCAGTTAGTGCTCCAATTAATGCACCGACATCCGATCCTTCATCGccctttttttatcaattgtaatttatttgagttaaccaaaaaaaaatgttttcaaatgttttaccCCGCTAAGGTTTGCAATTAATCCGAGTAAACCGCCCTGTTCTTCTGATGACGATTCCGATTCTGAATTCGAATTCTGCTTGTCGCCATCCATTGGTTCTCCATCAACCTCATTTTCATCGTCTTGCTAAATGttaacaattaaaaatgtctCTTCAATTTGATTGGTCTTTAAGTTTTATTTGGTGTTCAATGTGAAACTGAGATGCCTTATGTGTCTGGTAATGGAAAAATGGCGCACAGtaatgatgatgaagatgaaATTAGGCAATTCGCCCAACGATGAACTGATGAATTGTTGATCGATTCGTCTGGCGATTGGGcttccaaaaaaatgttttgtcttTCTTGGCGTAAAAGTTGTGCCTATGGTATTGTTACTAAGACAATTTCCATTCCCTGCTgattataattaatttcacaaaacaaaGATATTTAATTATTGGTGCAATGTGTCATGTATAGGTATCTCGGGGCAGATACTCTTGTATTTTGAGTGCAATAGgattttctaaaagaaaatcctcaaaggaTCTTTTATCATtcgaaaggattttttttggtgtccTAAAACTTGAAAGGATTTTTTGTGGGGGGATTTTCGACGAATCTgaggatttttttaacaaaggattttttttaatgtttatctGCCCCTCGGTGTAGGTATTGTCATTGTGTCAGCGTAAAAATCTCCACCGTGCTCTTgaaaaaattcgtaaaatcaTCGGTTTTATCTACAATAACTACGAAAATAAGCAATGAACTCCGACAAATTGTGGGTTTATTTAgctaatgaaataaaagttttgttgtCAATCTTTAAGGGAAATATGTGAATGGAAATTATGATCGAGGGACTATTTTTTCCCGATCTATCAATGTAATCTTCCtcttacaaatattttataaaaaatcgaaattgatacgaattttatgaaagaatTGGTAAAATGGAAAAGTAACCAAGTGGTAAATTGACTCAAAGTGCTGTTTCATCATGATTTCATCGGTGAAATCATATTAAACCAGTGCAGAATTATGTTATAATCCTTTCTTGTCCATATTCACTCGTCTGCCAGGCATTGGGTTCAgttgtagttttttttgtgtgtaagtACCGCTTCTTGAATTTTTATGGTTGATCTAAACTAATCGTCAAGTCCtgataaaaactattttaaatAGTTCAAATGATTGTGCCGCTGTTCAAAAACAACCTCTGGTCTATCGTTGTATATAGTTAAGTTAGTAATTAACGATAGATCTTCATATGGGTAATTCCAGTTAATTTGtgactgttcgaaatattttcaccaattcaaatgcgatttcggcaaacttttttttccttgaaagctgttgaccagacgcgtcgtttaagccccatattaggtcggtggccaaaaatctcggggagataccaccataaaaatgtatgcttgttttcagcaaatttttgaaaattctagtttatttcacgaaacctgaaccgatttcactaaactttttttttgctgaaagctgttgacaagacgcgtagtttgacaccaatatgagttcattgtaaaatgcggtctcggggagatatgaccaaaaagtgtttgtttgtattcgacattccgagatattctcaataattctcaaatgatttttgtaaatttgttttcctgtagaTATGAACgctataattccacaattgctccaaatgacacgaaattaaatttttgaagatttttggttcattctgctttGAAGTAAGGTGAAATCACTTCGACCCAGGTTAGTTGGGTGAGTAAAGTCGGTGAAAACAGCTTCCCAGTGGTGATAAAagtcatcctcgaattttaactcgtcgaggttatctcgaaaaattttgtaaccatttttttaaaaccctTTTTAAGCCAAAGCAACctccgaaaaatatcactttttttgACATATCTTCCCCAAATTTTGGGTTACCAACCTGATATTGGGCTTAAACTGCGCGTCTTGACCATagctttcaggggaaaaaaagtttaccgaaatcagtttttatttggtgaaaatatttcgaaaagtcacaaacgtgtaCCGCCGACTTTTTCGATCACACAAGTCACACTGcgcaggctaaaaattcccattcttgttggtatgaaagcactgtgtctcctgagtattagaaaatttatagactgatttgttaccgcaaaacatagccaacacaATTAACTTTATGACTCACAGATAACGGTAAGGGCTCATCCATATTTCCAATCCTTCTGTTCTTAACCGGTTACAGACTCCAAGCATAGGaacagtattattatcggatctattacttttcaatcgatcaaagtatttttaatcggtcgttttcaaatcttgtacttcaattttattaacacGTATTTGACTAcgtataaaggaccatattacatAGAGCTTGTCATTGTTTGTGCCGTCGTTAtccataacagatgaatagcagTATGTgacaggtcaagttcgaaggatttgttttattattttgaaccTATTGGATTTATGGATGATCCCTAGGTACTGTCTGGTCCGAACCGAACCGTAGAAATAATAACCGAATTTGCTGATGTagaacaaaagtaaaataagCTATACCTTAGAAGTAATATCCTGCCGCTTCAGTCGATTAAAAAGTCCAGCCAAACGggattcctaaattttttgttagaaacaaatttttccaaacttttgGGGTTTAAGTCAACTTGTACAACTCACTTTCTGGCTCGGTGGAAACGTTTGATAACCTTCCGCATCCGTATAATCGGTGGTGGATTCAGTAGTGCTATCGTATTGCGTTGTTTCAGTCTTGGGCTGAATTAAGTTTTTCAGCAGTCCGAAACCAAGTGCCGGTTTGGCGGTTGTCTTCGGCGTCGATTTGGCCGTTTTCAAAAATCTGATCACCTTATTCTCTCGATCTTTCAGCGCAGAGTGGATGGTGTACATGTGTTTGTTGATCGAAATTCTAACATCTTGCTTTCGCTTAGCaaattcggcattcaattctTTCGAATGTTTTAgcatttttccaactttttcacCTTTGTTTGTTGGATCTTTGGTTATTTGATtggacaattttttctttgccaACTCAAGCATGGTCGCTTCATTATTTCGACCGATTTCTTCCATATCTTCTTTGTATTGGTCAAGATTTTTGGAATGAATAGCAAAATCCAACGCATTTCCCAGTATTTCCATAGCTCGCTTGTCCCGTTCCATGGTCTGTTCtaaattgaacaatttctCCATATTGTCCTCCACTGTGGACGAATTGAAATTGACGAAAAAGTCTCGAGCCAGTGCGGCCAAACGTTCGTTCAAACTGCGCTCAGTTTTGAGGGCACCAGCCAGTATTCCAACTGTTGCAATGCGTCGAATCTCTTCCGatgattttttgctttttaacttttttatatCGTCAAACAGAGCACTCACATCcgatttgtgttttttcatgaaatccaattCACCTATCGGACCACTGTATACACTGTTAGTCGCTAAAGGACTCACATTTTTATCGACCGGTCCCGATTGAAtcagtgaaatttgaaataagaaaataacgaGCGATGTTCgcttcaacatttttaaaatattttttttttgtatttcagatcaatcaaaaattctttggatTCACTTctgttttttgattgaattctTGAACTGCAATAAACAGCGTTGTCGTCAATTCGCTGATGTTTACTGAAGGAACAGATTGATGAACAATcgcattttattaaatttattatgaaaTTGTCAATAATTGTGAACAAATGCGACAGCAACTATGGTTGCTATTATTATGGGTTTGGatggaaaattatgaaaactgTTGCCCGTTCAATGTGTCTTTTGCAACTTCGTTTGAAAGTTCGTAATGCGATGCTCAGTAGACGATGGACAaaggtttgtttttgtttttttttttatttatttatttactttccatAAACAACGACATAAACATAAATCGAAATAGTAGGTGAAAACAAACGATTTGTGAAGTACTTACCTCAAGACGTGAgcttcaaacattttatttatgccATTAACCAATCAATGTTTCACTACTGTTTCGCTGtacagcagaaaaaaaaatatttttttttattcttgcAAACATGAAACATATCATTATTTATGTCGGCTAAACTTACGTGCATTACAGTATATTATgttatttctcattttttacttcaaaacGATCATTTCACGTATAAGTGCACTCGATGTAGAAAATGCCATTTTCATAATGTCTCGACGAAACTAACGGTTGGATTTGTAAACTAGCAAATATACCACGAAACCAACAACCAAACATAATCTCTAGTATCTGTATTCGTATCACtaatacagaaaaaaagcaaacaattttACCAGAACCAATTGAGCTTCCGATAAAATGTGTTGAAATTATTGACTGATATAAGAATTCCATCGGTTTGTTTCGACATTAACAAAAGTCGGATATTCtcagaaataattgaaaaagttcagAGGCTTTGTAGTAGGTTAGATTGCAACCCAGGTTGaagcattttatttttccggAAAGATTACATTAGAGGGATTACCATTTGTCATACAGCTATCAATCGACAACGCTGCCGAAAAATGGTTCGGAACTCTTTTCTGATGTGGTGTTGTATCAGCGCTGTTTtcaagaattaaaatttttgaaggtatagaaattcctgaaatttgaatttcaagaatttttgagGATTTCAAGAAACTTCAAGAATTTCTAGAGACctcgaaaatttaaagaaacttCAAGAATTTCTAGAGACcttgaaaatttaaagaaacttcgagaatttcaagaaacttaGAGAATTTCAATAgacttcaaaaatttcaagaaacttcgagaatttcaagaaacttcgagaattTCAAGATACCtcgagaatttcaagaaacttcgagaatttcaagagacttcgagaatttcaagaaacttaaagaatttcaagagacttcgagaatttcaagaaacttcgagaatttcaagatacctcgaaaatttcaagaaacttcaagaatttcaagaaacttcaATAATATCAACTTCTAGAGCTTAACCAAACTTCTAGAGTTTCACCAAACTTCTAGGGTTTTAccaaacttcgagaaatttcaagaatttcaattccacacgtatcaaaattacttaagaaCACATTTTCCAACAATATCCTAGAAACAGTCGCTACaaagaagtgaaagatttgATATTTGTGATATAGACCTCATATAACTCCTTAATTGAAATCTGTCGTATATCATGGAAATTTGAAAGCTCCGAGCTTTTGACATaactttgttttgatttaaGCTTAAAAGTACATCGAAACTCACTTGTTTTTGTATCGGATTACGAACACAAATATTCTAAAACGTAAATATCACCAGTGATCATTAGGACATTGTGTGCATGTTTTGTGGATCATCAATGCTTTTGAGGGTGGTAACGTAATGGAattatcatgtccggagcgatagcggataTTTTTgagggttatgagagatagagaattactttcttcggcaaagtctcagatttttacgagtagaacagagggagaaagttggaaatgggtgggtcaattatgtttttagaggtatttcttgaatggtggcagatagagagttactttcttcggcaaagtctcagagttttacgagtagaaaaaaagggcatttgtgaaaaatgtcgaaagttggaaatgggtgggtcaattggggttttagagatatttcttgaatggtggcagatagataattactttcttcgtcaaattttcgattttcgtctttcgaatttcgtcaaattttcgattttcgtcaaattttcgaatttcgtcaaattttcgattttcgtcaaattttcgattttcgtcaaattttcgattttcgtcaaattttcgattttcgtcaaattttcgattttcgtcaaattttcgaatttcgtcaaattttcgattttcgtcaaattttcgattttcgtcaaattttcgaattacgtcaaattttcgaatttcgtcaaattttcgattttcgtcaaatttcgaatttcgtcaaattttcgattttcgtcaaattttcaaatttcgccaaatttccgaatttctgttataaactgttataaagagcagtgttctaaaacttctaaaacgactgatatcccaacaaaaatctcttcgagaaaagtgtgacgcagtctttgaagtacaatttctaaaatgaatgatatcgctagagttgacgctttcagcttcgttacgcaaaaattaaattttacacccaattttagttcaaacaagctggcttagtttttctcatcatctgccaaataatttttaccaaaaaaaaaaattgactggaaacaaccaaaattttaccaaaaaaatctgcgtcgcaaagtggcaaatgttcaggaacagaccagcaagaaaatttatctgccacatgcgacgcagatttctttggtaaaattttggttgtttccagtcaaattttttttggtaaaaattatttggcagatgatgagaaaaactaagccagcttgtttgaactaaaattgggtgtaaaatttaatttttgcgtaacgaagctgaaagcgtcaactctagcgatatcattcattttagaaattgtacttcaaagactgcgtcacacttttctcgaagagatttttgttgggatatttAATAGGGATGTAGATGTTACGAAGAAATGTCCAGAGCCAGAGATTGACTAATTGGTGTTAGGATGGTAATATTCGAGCGGTATTTTAAGTGGAGTTATCATTAGAATTACCGTTATTTATTCCCGATATCCTGATATCGGTCGAAATTGAGTGAAATAATGGTGCAGGGAGtggtttaaaatatttgtaaatggaaaaatcCTTTTGGTAAGCTCAAAAATTCCGTTTCTGAAGCTATATTTCGGAGACTGCCAATAAGTGTGTATCGTGGGCGAAAGTGGATAATGTGAATAATGCAGAGCTACAAGAATTCGCAGATTGTGTGTTTGACAGCAAGCAAACCGCAAAAATAATAGTAAGTTCCCTTACATCTTCGTCGTATACAACAGATACAACTGTAAAAGGCTATTAAGAGCATCCCTTATTGATGTAAACCATGTTACCTAAGTATATAGTGCTAACCCTTTAACTCATAAAAAGGAACTTAAGTACAAAATGAGCATAGTGTAGACCAAAATACCTGTTTTCAACTTGGCCTACAAACCTCATAAATGACGAAAATTTCTTTGGGCTACATTCAGCTcgtaattttctttgattttgaaaagaaaaatattttactttcacCCATTCCACACCGCACTTCACCTACAAACATAATTTGAATGTAGAACGGATGATGACATATTCTACTGTTAATATTCGAAATTTCGTTTCGGaatgacaaatttttcttgtctcgtattttacaatatttattgGTTCAATTAGCACTCAATTTATAAATTGAGCGTTTAAagttcgaaaaatgtttttattgctAATTAATGCCATAGGTGCctaaataaccaaaaaaaaaaacatttacgacATTCCTCGCTGTTACGCCTTGGCGGCAAATTTATTTGACTTGCTTCTCAATGTCTAACAcacaaatatttcgatggaGTGTTGAACCATTCGATTTGGTAATTTAATTTGGTAAAGTCCTTACCTTGTACAGAAAAAATTGAGCgcgaaatttgatttgatcaaaataaaaaaatcggttgaaatttaaaagtaaaaactttCAGTATTGTCAAACCGGATATTATTACGGTTCTACAGCACAACAGTATTGTACACATTGTATCTATATATACCACCGACTATACACCAGACATAGTGTACCAAGTATAAAGTTATGATCCGTGAGAATAAATCGATTTGAATTGTTCAtggtacaaacaaaaaaccgcTCTGATTATGTGACAATTGCATTTTATTGACCGTGCATAATGGCAATAAGGTAAATCGTTTAAAACCGTTTTTACGTTGGAGAGCTTTCCAATGAGGAAGTCTGGCCCGAAAATTGCGTTGGAATTTTCGCCGATATTTCATTCAAACCGACTGTTTTGCACGTTTTTGTCGTCATCGAAAAAGCGGATATCGGTAATTCCGTACAATCGACTAGACTAACAATATCGAAAGCGGACACTGACATAACGCAAAGATATTCCGAAACGTACATCCTGAATCAGAAGGTCTTTACAATGATTAAAATATGCTTCCAGCAGCCGTAACATCTCCATACCCGCCAGTTATCTCTctatatatttcaattttatcttcACGATTCTTTCAATAGCGTTACACTTTTCGAAGTCATTGTATTTAACCGTCAAGAGCGATAAATTCACATATATGTGGTGATACGAAATctgaagcgaagaaaaaaaggcACACAAAATTGAAGCGATACAATGTTATTATTATACGGTTGAAGGTAGGGATGTTTGGCGTACaataacaaacaacaaaatagtTAGTTTGTTACAAAACAAGCACGTCGTCGCGGTTTTGATATTGAACTTTATAAATCATCCGGCGatagttttttgttgttgttgttttcttaCTTTTCGCTACGAATTATTTACGTACATGCGTATAAAAGTgtcgtcgttgttgttgtggtttttgaatattatacGTTTGGTGGACGTTtcgattcattttcattaaaaattgtttttatcttATTGTCGAGTAAACTTCAAACGTGCAATTAATtgtgaa comes from Bradysia coprophila strain Holo2 chromosome X unlocalized genomic scaffold, BU_Bcop_v1 contig_38, whole genome shotgun sequence and encodes:
- the LOC119069655 gene encoding uncharacterized protein LOC119069655 codes for the protein MLKRTSLVIFLFQISLIQSGPVDKNVSPLATNSVYSGPIGELDFMKKHKSDVSALFDDIKKLKSKKSSEEIRRIATVGILAGALKTERSLNERLAALARDFFVNFNSSTVEDNMEKLFNLEQTMERDKRAMEILGNALDFAIHSKNLDQYKEDMEEIGRNNEATMLELAKKKLSNQITKDPTNKGEKVGKMLKHSKELNAEFAKRKQDVRISINKHMYTIHSALKDRENKVIRFLKTAKSTPKTTAKPALGFGLLKNLIQPKTETTQYDSTTESTTDYTDAEGYQTFPPSQKESRLAGLFNRLKRQDITSKQDDENEVDGEPMDGDKQNSNSESESSSEEQGGLLGLIANLSGGDEGSDVGALIGALTGVVTNLFGPGGLDVPSLIGTGVGLLAGLLSGDDNFGKVLGTYAVVAVDAASGGGGANLNGEFFGQFLGTVLAGLSANPEDEDLPLTPGIFIENFFKGSRQSIQKADNKEGGEGQTYHKGGSDIFGFIVHVVSSIVGGVTSLILNTSLGSSGGSSQGSADLSGGSSGASSSSHDYPVADEHHH